A stretch of DNA from Clostridia bacterium:
CTAGCCCAAGCTGGCCAGAAGCTGGATGCGGCTATTGATATTCGGGTGCCAGACCAAAAAATAATTGAACGCCTAACCGGCAGGCGGGTCTGCCGCCAATGTGGGGTTACCTACCACTTGGTATTTAATCCTCCCCAGCGGCCGGGCATATGCGATGCTTGTGGAGGTGAGCTCTACCAGCGCAGCGACGATAACGAGGCTACGGTTAAGAATCGGCTGGAAGTCTACCGGCGCCAGACGGCGCCCCTGATCGACTATTATCGGGCCAAGGGACTGTTGCGCCCGGTTAACGGCGATGCTCCTATAGACGCCGTACTTTCGGCCATCGAGCAGATTCTAGGGAGAGACGCGGGTTGATCATTCTCAAATCCAGTCGAGAGATTGCGCTTATGCGCGAGGCCGGGCGCCTGGTGGCGCAGACTTTGGAGGTGATTGGTCGGGCCATAAAGCCGGACGTAACCACCGAGGAGCTGGACCAAATTGCCGAGGAGTTTATTACCGGCCACGGGGCTATACCATCCTTCAAAGGATATCGGAGCCGAGGTATGCCGGTGCCGTTTCCGGCCAGCATCTGCGCTTCCATCAACGAGGAAGTGGTACACGGCATACCGAGCTTAAGGAAATTAAAGGATGGGGATATTATTAGTATTGACATCGGCGTTATCCTTAACGGCTACCAAGGGGACGCTGCGGCGACCTTTGCGGTGGGTGATATCGATGATGAGCGGCGGCGACTGCTGGAGGTAACCCAAGAGGCCTTGCGCCGAGGAATCGACCAGGCCCGAAATGGTCACCGCCTGAGCGACATCTCCCATGCTATTCAGACCTATGTAGAGTCGCAAGGCTTCTCGGTGGTACGGGACTTTGTGGGCCACGGCATCGGCAGAGATATGCACGAGGATCCTCAAATCCCTAACTTCGGGCCACCGGGCCGAGGCCCTCGCTTGCGCCCGGGTATGACCTTGGCCATCGAGCCTATGGTCAACATGGGGACTTACGAAGTTATTGTCCGGCCGGACCAGTGGACGGTAGTGACTGCTGATGGGCTCTGCTCAGCTCATTTCGAACACACGGTGGCGGTTACCGATGACGGTCCGGTGATACTAACTGTTCCCTAAGATACCTGGGCCAAGGGGAGGCCTGATGGCCAGGATCGACAAGAGGGTAGCGAGATAGGCAGGTGAGATGGGCGAGGAGGTCGGCACAATTGTTGCAGGTCGGTCAGCTGGTAGTCTCCCGGCAGGGCCGGGACAAGGACCGTCCCTACCTAGTGCTCGGTTTTATTGATAGGTTGTATGTAAACTTGGTGGATGGAGATATTCGCCGCCTCGACCGTCCCAAGCGAAAGAACATCAAGCACCTACAGTTTACGCGCCAGGTGGCAAGGGACATAGCCCAGAGGCTCCAAAACGGGGAAAAAGTCACCAATGCCGATATTCGCCAGGCCATTGCCAGGCTGTTAGCTCAGCTGGCTGAAGAGAAGGAGAAGGCGGCTAAGACCACAAGCGACCCAGCACTCAACCATCAGGCGAATAGGACTTAGTAAGGATGGGCTAGTGCCTGGCTAGGCGGTGCCCCTGGGCGGATTGTCAAATTGAGTGCTGGGGTTTTTGGAGGAGAAGCGAGGGGCCAAGGAGGTCATAAACGCGTATGAGCAACCGTGACGTCATCGAGGTGGAGGGGACAGTTATTGAGCCTTTGCCGAATGCCATGTTCAGGGTAGAGCTGGACAACGGACACCGGGTGCTAGCCCATGTTTCCGGTAAGATTCGCTTGAATTTTATCCGCATTCTTCCCGGAGACCGGGTCACGGTAGAACTGTCTCCCTATGACCTTACTCGAGGACGTATTACCTATCGGTATAAATAATTTGCCCATATATGACCGGAATATTGCTCCTATGGGTACCAAAAGCGCCAGGGGTGGTCTGCTGCTTTTTCCGGCCGGGGCAGAAGGAGGGTTTGCAATGAAAGTCAGGCCTTCGGTCAAGAGGATGTGCGAGAAGTGTAAGGTTATAAGGCGTCATGGCAAGGTCATGGTGATCTGCGAGAATCCTAAGCACAAGCAGGTTCAGGGATAGAGAACAGAGGATGGAGGTGATTGGTTTGGCGCGAATAGCCGGAGTTGACCTGCCTCGTGATAAACGGGTAGAAGTGGCCCTCACCTATATTTACGGGATCGGTAGGTCCTTATCTAATAAGATCCTGGCAGAGACCGGAGTAAACCCCGATACTAGGGTACGGGACCTGACCGAGGAAGAGATAACCAAGCTCAGGGAGAATATCGACCGCAATTATACGGTAGAAGGCGACCTCCGCCGGGAAGTCTCCATGAACATTAAGCGGCTGATCGAGATCGGCTCCTACCGAGGCCTGCGCCACCGGCGCGGACTACCGGTGCGAGGACAGCGAACCAAGACCAACGCTCGCACCCGTAAGGGGCCGCGCAAGACGGTGGGCGTACGGCGGAAGAAGTAGTAGAGGGGGGAAGTAGTTTGGCTAGGAGACCAACTAGAGCTCGCCGCAAGGAAAAGAAGCGGGTAGAAAGCGGCATAGCTCATATTAAGTCCACGTTTAACAATACTATCGTAACTATTACCGATAAACAGGGCAACGCCATTGCCTGGGCTAGCGCTGGTACCCAAGGATTCAAGGGTACGCGCAAGAGTACTCCCTTTGCTGCCCAGATGGCGGCTGAAGCTGCGGCCAAGGAAGCTATGGAATACGGGATGCGAGAAGTGGAGTGCTACGTTAAGGGTCCAGGAGCAGGCAGGGAAGCGGCTATCCGTTCGCTGCAGGTGGCGGGGCTAGAGGTTAATGCTATTAAGGATGTCACCCCCATCCCTCACAACGGTTGCCGGCCTCCCAAGCGCAGGCGAGTATAAGGGGATAAGGAGGTGGCTTGAATGGCAAGGTATAAAGGAGCGGTCTGTCGCCTTTGCCGGCGGGAAGGCATTAAATTGTTCCTCAAAGGTGACCGTTGCTATTCCGATAAATGTACCCTAAACCGCAGGAGTGCTGCCCCTGGCCAACATGGGCAGGGACGGAGGAAGATATCTGAGTATGGCCTGCAGCTTCGGGAAAAGCAAAAGGCCCGACGCATCTACGGCGTGCTAGAACGGCAATTCCGGCGCTATTTTGAGATGGCAGAAAGGCAAAAGGGTATAACCGGTGAAAACCTGCTCCGGTTGCTGGAACGGCGCTTAGACAACGTGGTTTTCCGGCTGGGGTTAGCCAACTCCCGTCCCGAAGCCCGGATTTTAGTTACCCATGGCCATTTTCTGGTGAACGGGCGCCGGGTACAGATACCCTCCTACTTGGTAAAGGTAGGGGATGAAATCCAGGTAAGCGAGAAGAGCAAGCAATCGCCCAAGTTTAAGGAGATCGCAGAGGCCATCGTTCATAGGACGCCCCCGGCTTGGCTGGAGCTAGACAAGGAAGCGCTCAAGGGGCGGGTACTGACTCTCCCTTCTCGCGAGGACATCGATGTGCCCATCGAAGAGCACCTGATCGTCGAGCTCTATTCTAAATAGGGATTAAGGCCCTAGAAGGGAGGAACCTAGGTGCTGGAAATCGAAAAGCCTCGCATCGAGTACGTCGAGAGGAGCCCGGATCAAAGGTACGGTAAGTTTGTCATTGAACCCCTAGAGCGCGGCTACGGCACCACCCTAGGCAACAGTCTAAGGAGGGTGCTTTTATCCTCGCTATCAGGTGCGGCTCCTACTCAGGTCAAGATTGACGGCGTGCTGCACGAGTTTTCCACCATCCCTGGCGTGGTTGAGGATACCACCGAGCTGATTCTCAACCTGAAGGGGCTAGAAGTAAAGCTTTACAGCAACGAGCCCAAGATAATCCGCATCGAAGCCGATAGAGAAGGCGAGGTAAAAGCCAAGGATATCATTGCCGATGCCGAGGTGGAGATTCTCAACCCGGATTTGCACATAGCCACCCTGGAGAAGGGCGGCAGGTTGGCCATGGAAATAACCTTGGAACAAGGGCGGGGCTATGTGCCGGCGGAGAAAAATAAGAAAAACGGAGATCCCATCGGGGTAATACCGGTGGATTCGTTCTTTTCGCCAGTTCGGAAGGTCAATTATGAGGTAGAGAACACTCGCGTAGGCCATGTTACTAACTACGACAAGCTGACCCTTGAAGTTTGGACCAATGGTAGTATCAGCCCCGATGAGGCGGTAAGCGCTTCAGCCAAGATCTTAATGGAGTATTTGCGGTTGTTTGCTGATCTTAGCGATCAAGTCAGCAGCCAGATTGCCATGGTGGATAAGGAAGAAGACAAAAAGACTAGAACCCTAGATATGCCCATTGAGGAGCTGGATCTGTCGGTGCGCTCCTACAACTGCCTGAAGCGGGCTGGGATTAACACCGTGGCGGAGCTAACCCAGCGGACGGAAGAGGACATGATGAAAGTCCGCAACTTGGGTCGCAAGTCCTTGGAGGAAGTGGTGAACAAGCTCGCTGCCTTGGGGCTGTCCCTTAAGGAGTCTGAGGATTAATCACTGAGCTCAAGCTTGCGGGAGCAAGGGGGGATGTGTAATGGCAAGAGGCTACCGAAAGTTAGGGCTATTGTCGGGCCACCGGCGGGCGATGCTCCGCAACTTGGTAACCTCGCTCTTGCGTGAAGAGCGGGTGGTTACTACGACTGCTCGTGCCAAAGAGGTTCGGCGGCTAGCCGACCGGATGATCTCATTGGGCAAGCGAGGCGACCTGCATGCTCGGCGGCAGGCCCTATCCTTCTTATACGACGAGACCACAGTCAAGAAGCTGTTCGACGACCTGGGCAAGCGCTACGGGGGAAGAAATGGCGGTTATACCCGGGTCGTCCAAACTGGGTTCCGGCGGGGCGACGGGGCACCGATGGCCCTGGTGGAGCTGGTAAAGTGAAAGCAATCAAAACTAATAGTATCCGGGTGGGGCCGTAATGAGCGGCCCTTTTTTAGCGCCCGGAGGAGAGGGAAGTTGGAAGTGCTGGTGATGGAGGGCGTGACCTATAGCTACGCGCTACGGGGCGCGAGCGGGGCTGAACGGGTCAAGGCCGGGATGGGACTGACCCAGGCAGCAACTGATCCCGGCGTATTTGATGTCAACCTGACCTTGAGCCCGGGAGAAATGGTAGCAGTGGTAGGGCCCAATGGCTCGGGCAAAAGTACCTTGGCGCGATTGGCGGCTGGACTGCTGGTCCCCCAGAAGGGACGGGTGCAGGTGGATGAACTCGATACCAAGAACCCCTGTCACCGGCTTCTTTTGCGCCAACGGGTAGGAATCCTCTTCTCCTACCCTCCCAGCCAAATTGTGGGCTGCACGGTGGAGGAGGATGTAGCCTTTGGTCCGGAGAATCTTGGGCTTGCACCGGAGATCATTGCAGAGCGGATCGACTGGGCCCTGGAAGCTGTAGGCCTCAGCCGGGAACGCTTTTTAGACCCCCGGCGCCTTTCCGGTGGCCAGCAAGTGAAAGTAGCCCTGGCCGGTATTTTGGCTCTCGGGCCTTCCTATATAATCTTGGATGAGCCCACTGCCATGCTCGATCCCGGGGAGCGAACTAAGATATGGGAGTTGGTTAGGGGGTTCTGCCAAAGCCCGGCCCAGAGTCAGGGCCAAGGCCGAAGCGGCGCTGGGGTGCTGTGGATCACCCACCGGGAGGAGGAAGCCCGAAACTGTGACCGGGCTCTGGTCATGAGCTGTGGCCGCCTGACCGGTACTCGGGCGACCAGCCGCTGAAGGCAAGAAGTCAGGGCAAACCCCAAGTCGAGCGCAACCAGAGCTTGCAGGGACGAGAGAGGCGGAAGTATCGTGACCATCGTTCTAGAGAATGTATATTATCGATATCCGGAAGGCGGATGGCTTTCGCCCGGGCTCCGGCAGGGTGCTACCGGAGCGACCCACAACCCGCAAGGTGCTCAAGGTTCCTGGGTCCTCCAGGAAATCAACCTGAGGATCCCGGAGACGGCCATGACCTTGGTGATTGGTCCCAATGGCTCCGGAAAATCCACCCTTCTCGGTTTAATCGCTGGCCTGGACCAGCCCAACCAGGGCCGGATTTATCTGGAGGCCGGGGAGGCTGATTGGCGCTCGAGGCTAACCATGGGTCTAGTTCTCCAATACCCGGAGAGGCAGCTGTTTGCACCCACCGTCTTTGAAGATATTGCCTTTGGGCCTCGCCAGCACGGGGTCATAGGATCTGAGCTTGAGCAAAGAGTGATGGCAGCCATGACGGCAGTGGGGCTGGACCCAAAACTAGCCGGCCGTTCCCCTTTTTCCTTGAGCAGCGGGGAGAAGAGGCGGGCGGCCTTGGCTGGGGTGCTGGCCCTTGATCCCAAGCTCCTACTCCTGGATGAACCTACCGCCGGCCTAGACCGAGCCGGGCGCCTAGACTTGCTGGCCGTGCTTCGTCGGTGGCGAGGGCAGGGTCGAGGCGTGATTCTAGCTACCCACGACTGGGAGGATTTCCTGCCGGAGGCCGATGGCGTCATCCTCCTCGGTGCGAGCAGGGCCAAGCAGTACAGCCCGCAGGGGCTTAGGGGAGGTGCTTTATGCTTTTGGCCTGAGCAGGTGGATGGGGAAGACTTGGGAAGAAGCTTGCGCTCAGATAGCAAAGCGGGCGAGTCCCAGCCCAAGCTAGGCTTATGGGCCTTGGACCCCCGGGCCAAGCTTCTATTTGCTTTTCTCTTTACACTTGGAGCAGTGGTGGCCCGAGGTTGGAGCCTGCTTGTCCCCCTATCGCTGGGGGTGCTGGCCTGGAGCTTGGGAGTAGCCTCGGGGATTTCCTGGCGCCATGCCTTCCGGTCGCTTCGCCCTCTAGCCTTCATCCTGGTGGCTACTGCGGGTTTGTATTTGTTCTTTACCCCTGGGGCTCCCATTTTCCGGTGGGGGGCAATTACAGTTACCTGGGAAGGATTAATATCCGGCGGCATCCTGATTTTGCGCCTGGGGGTGCTGCTGGCTACCCTAGCCTTGCTAATCCTAACTTCATCGCCCCCTGATTTGGCGGACGGGTTATCGCGGTTGCTTGGGCCGTTAAAGAGGATCGGACTGCCGGTCGAAGAGGTAGCCTTGGCCCTTACCATGGCCATGCGCTTCTTCCCGCAAATCGGGGAGGAGGCGAGCGCCATTTACCAGGCCCAGAGGGCTCGGGGCCTCGACCTTTCTCGAGGGAGCTTAAGGGAGCGAATCCAGAAGCTTTCGGCCCTGGTAGTGCCGCTTCTGGTAGGCGCCTTTCGCCGGGCGGATGAATTGGCTGAAGCCATGGAGGCCCGAGGTTGGCGGGCTGAGGGACGGACTCGTTACCGCCCTTTGCGCTTTGGTAACGCCGACTATGTCACCTTAGGATTGGGTTTGGCGGGCTTAGCGGCGGTGCTATGGCTGCGGGGGCTTTAGGCAGGCTCTGGTTGCCGGCCTGGGCCCTGAATCAGGGCTGGGCTTTGATGAATGGGGGTTTATGGCATGCGCCACTTGAAACTAGTGGTCCAATATGACGGGACCAATTACAACGGCTGGCAGGTGCAGAGGGGACAGCCCCAGAGCCGAACTGTTCAGTGGACCATGCAGGAGGCTCTAGCTGGCCTGACCGGCCAAGATGCGGCTGCCATCCGGCTGATAAGTGCCAGCCGTACCGACGCCGGGGTGCATGCCCGCGGCCAGGTGGTGCTCTGGCGGGTAGATGAGAGCAATTGCCGGATTCCCAGCCAACGGTTGCCTTATGCGCTGAACAGGATCCTACCACCCGACATAGTGGTAAGGAGCGCCTGTGAGGTTGGCCCCGATTTCCACCCCCGCTATTCGGCCACCAGCAAAACTTATAGCTACACTTTTTATCTGGGCCGCTTTCCGGACCCGTTTTGGGACCGCTACGCTTATCACATCCCTTACCAGGTGGATTGCCGGGAGATGGTCCGGGCCTCTACCTACCTCCTGGGCCGCCACGATTGGCGGAGCTTTTGTGCCCAGGGGGGAGCGGCCAAGACTTTTGAACGCACCCTATTCTCGGTGCGGTGGCGGGCCATAGCCCCAGACCTAAGCAGCCAGGTAAGCCTAGGTGAGTATAATCTATCTTCTGGCTCCAACCATGGGCTATCGATGCCAGAGGACAGCTTGCCTGCTGGGGCTGCCGGCCGCAAGCTCCCGTTGACCGAGGAATGGTTGCTTAGATGGGAAGTTAGCGCCGATGGCTTCCTCTACCATATGGTTCGCAACTTGGCCGGCACCTTGCTGGAGGTAGGCCGAGGGGCCATGTCTTCCGAGGGTGTACCTGCCATCATCGCTGCTCGGGACCGTTCCCAGGCTGGCCCCACTGCCCCGGCTCGAGGACTATGCTTAGAGAAGGTCGAGTACCGGGAGCGAGGCTGAATGGCCGAAATGGCTTGACACCGGTGGCTGGTGTCGATAGAATAGCATACGGACTGTGTCAGCCCACTTGGCGCACGCAGGCGGGTGGGGGGCACTTTTATTTGCCTCATGCGGCCAAGCCGCACATCTAGGCAAGGAAAAACCCGGTAGTCGATGCCGGGACGCTGGTCCGGAAGCGACCCAGCACGGCAACTCCTGGACGTAGTAGAGTTTACCTAGGTTAGATAGCGAGGATCAGGTCGTAGCAAACCATGGGTTAAGTGCTGGGCGGAGTGAAAGAACCCGGCTGGAGGAAAATGGTTTTTAGGAGGAGTTTTCATGGAAACTTACATGGCCAAGCCGCAAGAGGTGCAAAGAAAGTGGTACATCATAGATGCCAGCGGCAAGCCCTTGGGGCGGCTAGCTACGGAAGCAGCGCGGATTCTTCGAGGTAAACATAAGCCCGATTTTACTCCCCACGTGGATACGGGTGACCACGTCATCATTATTAACGCTGCCAAGGTCCGGTTAACCGGAAAGAAGCTGGATCAGAAGCACTACACCTACCATACTGGCTATCCGGGCGGGATAAAGTCGATGGCTTACCGGACTCTACTGCGCACCAAGCCGGAAAAAGCGGTTCAGCTAGCCGTATGGGGAATGATCCCTCACAATCGCTTAGGGCGGCAGGCGTTCAAGAAGCTAAAGGTTTATAGCGGAGCTGACCATCCCCACCAGGCGCAGCAGCCTCAAGTTTGGTCGGTGGAAAAAGGGGTGAAGTAATTGGCAGTCAATGTTCAGTATCAGGGGACCGGCAGGCGGAAAAACGCCATTGCCCGCGTGCGCCTTATTCCCGGCTCGGGCAAGGTGATTATCAATGGTAGGCCCATCGAGGAATACTTCGGTCCGGGCATGGAGATTCTTCGCCACCGGGCGCAGGAGCCACTGGTGGCGGTCAAGGCCGAAGGCCAGTATGATGTGGTGGCGCGGGTTGAGGGCGGCGGCGTCAGCGGCCAGGCGGATGCCATTCGCATGGGCGTGGCTCGGGCATTGGTAGATGCCGACGAGAACCTGAGACCAGTTCTACGGCGGCGGGGATACCTGACCAGGGACCCGCGCATGAAGGAACGGCGCAAGTACGGGTTGAAAAAGGCCCGCAAGGCCCCCCAATTCTCCAAGCGGTAGGCCCATCGCCAAACTCCTCCCTGGAGCTTTTGGTACTTTTCCCCCTCCTGTTCACCTGCCCCGGTCTTCCGTCCCATCCAGGCCGACTAGGCTTAAAGGGGCGGGGGCGGTTACGGAAATGGCAGAAAAACGCTCGGGAGCCAATACTGGTTCCCGAGCTTTATTGTGCAACCATCTTTTGGTCAGGTAAGTTTTACCCAAATACAACGAAATAATGGACCCATAGGTGCTTAATCATCTAATCTAAAGTTTATATCATTTGCGTAAGATCCAATCTTAAAATTAGACGGAATCTTTACCCAAGTGGGAAGGATTTCATAACTTTGTGTTTAATATCTCAAGTACAATGGGTTGATCCGTCCCCGGGAGCCGGAACCAC
This window harbors:
- a CDS encoding adenylate kinase — its product is MRILLMGPPGAGKGTQAEALAEKLGVPHIATGDIFRSQIAAGTALGKKAKEYTESGRLVPDEVTIGMVSERLKESDCQRGFILDGFPRTVAQAEALDQILAQAGQKLDAAIDIRVPDQKIIERLTGRRVCRQCGVTYHLVFNPPQRPGICDACGGELYQRSDDNEATVKNRLEVYRRQTAPLIDYYRAKGLLRPVNGDAPIDAVLSAIEQILGRDAG
- the map gene encoding type I methionyl aminopeptidase, encoding MIILKSSREIALMREAGRLVAQTLEVIGRAIKPDVTTEELDQIAEEFITGHGAIPSFKGYRSRGMPVPFPASICASINEEVVHGIPSLRKLKDGDIISIDIGVILNGYQGDAAATFAVGDIDDERRRLLEVTQEALRRGIDQARNGHRLSDISHAIQTYVESQGFSVVRDFVGHGIGRDMHEDPQIPNFGPPGRGPRLRPGMTLAIEPMVNMGTYEVIVRPDQWTVVTADGLCSAHFEHTVAVTDDGPVILTVP
- a CDS encoding KOW domain-containing RNA-binding protein, translating into MLQVGQLVVSRQGRDKDRPYLVLGFIDRLYVNLVDGDIRRLDRPKRKNIKHLQFTRQVARDIAQRLQNGEKVTNADIRQAIARLLAQLAEEKEKAAKTTSDPALNHQANRT
- the infA gene encoding translation initiation factor IF-1; this encodes MSNRDVIEVEGTVIEPLPNAMFRVELDNGHRVLAHVSGKIRLNFIRILPGDRVTVELSPYDLTRGRITYRYK
- the rpmJ gene encoding 50S ribosomal protein L36, whose translation is MKVRPSVKRMCEKCKVIRRHGKVMVICENPKHKQVQG
- the rpsM gene encoding 30S ribosomal protein S13; protein product: MARIAGVDLPRDKRVEVALTYIYGIGRSLSNKILAETGVNPDTRVRDLTEEEITKLRENIDRNYTVEGDLRREVSMNIKRLIEIGSYRGLRHRRGLPVRGQRTKTNARTRKGPRKTVGVRRKK
- the rpsK gene encoding 30S ribosomal protein S11 encodes the protein MARRPTRARRKEKKRVESGIAHIKSTFNNTIVTITDKQGNAIAWASAGTQGFKGTRKSTPFAAQMAAEAAAKEAMEYGMREVECYVKGPGAGREAAIRSLQVAGLEVNAIKDVTPIPHNGCRPPKRRRV
- the rpsD gene encoding 30S ribosomal protein S4, with protein sequence MARYKGAVCRLCRREGIKLFLKGDRCYSDKCTLNRRSAAPGQHGQGRRKISEYGLQLREKQKARRIYGVLERQFRRYFEMAERQKGITGENLLRLLERRLDNVVFRLGLANSRPEARILVTHGHFLVNGRRVQIPSYLVKVGDEIQVSEKSKQSPKFKEIAEAIVHRTPPAWLELDKEALKGRVLTLPSREDIDVPIEEHLIVELYSK
- a CDS encoding DNA-directed RNA polymerase subunit alpha — encoded protein: MLEIEKPRIEYVERSPDQRYGKFVIEPLERGYGTTLGNSLRRVLLSSLSGAAPTQVKIDGVLHEFSTIPGVVEDTTELILNLKGLEVKLYSNEPKIIRIEADREGEVKAKDIIADAEVEILNPDLHIATLEKGGRLAMEITLEQGRGYVPAEKNKKNGDPIGVIPVDSFFSPVRKVNYEVENTRVGHVTNYDKLTLEVWTNGSISPDEAVSASAKILMEYLRLFADLSDQVSSQIAMVDKEEDKKTRTLDMPIEELDLSVRSYNCLKRAGINTVAELTQRTEEDMMKVRNLGRKSLEEVVNKLAALGLSLKESED
- the rplQ gene encoding 50S ribosomal protein L17, with the protein product MARGYRKLGLLSGHRRAMLRNLVTSLLREERVVTTTARAKEVRRLADRMISLGKRGDLHARRQALSFLYDETTVKKLFDDLGKRYGGRNGGYTRVVQTGFRRGDGAPMALVELVK
- a CDS encoding ATP-binding cassette domain-containing protein, whose translation is MEVLVMEGVTYSYALRGASGAERVKAGMGLTQAATDPGVFDVNLTLSPGEMVAVVGPNGSGKSTLARLAAGLLVPQKGRVQVDELDTKNPCHRLLLRQRVGILFSYPPSQIVGCTVEEDVAFGPENLGLAPEIIAERIDWALEAVGLSRERFLDPRRLSGGQQVKVALAGILALGPSYIILDEPTAMLDPGERTKIWELVRGFCQSPAQSQGQGRSGAGVLWITHREEEARNCDRALVMSCGRLTGTRATSR
- a CDS encoding ATP-binding cassette domain-containing protein — its product is MTIVLENVYYRYPEGGWLSPGLRQGATGATHNPQGAQGSWVLQEINLRIPETAMTLVIGPNGSGKSTLLGLIAGLDQPNQGRIYLEAGEADWRSRLTMGLVLQYPERQLFAPTVFEDIAFGPRQHGVIGSELEQRVMAAMTAVGLDPKLAGRSPFSLSSGEKRRAALAGVLALDPKLLLLDEPTAGLDRAGRLDLLAVLRRWRGQGRGVILATHDWEDFLPEADGVILLGASRAKQYSPQGLRGGALCFWPEQVDGEDLGRSLRSDSKAGESQPKLGLWALDPRAKLLFAFLFTLGAVVARGWSLLVPLSLGVLAWSLGVASGISWRHAFRSLRPLAFILVATAGLYLFFTPGAPIFRWGAITVTWEGLISGGILILRLGVLLATLALLILTSSPPDLADGLSRLLGPLKRIGLPVEEVALALTMAMRFFPQIGEEASAIYQAQRARGLDLSRGSLRERIQKLSALVVPLLVGAFRRADELAEAMEARGWRAEGRTRYRPLRFGNADYVTLGLGLAGLAAVLWLRGL
- the truA gene encoding tRNA pseudouridine(38-40) synthase TruA → MRHLKLVVQYDGTNYNGWQVQRGQPQSRTVQWTMQEALAGLTGQDAAAIRLISASRTDAGVHARGQVVLWRVDESNCRIPSQRLPYALNRILPPDIVVRSACEVGPDFHPRYSATSKTYSYTFYLGRFPDPFWDRYAYHIPYQVDCREMVRASTYLLGRHDWRSFCAQGGAAKTFERTLFSVRWRAIAPDLSSQVSLGEYNLSSGSNHGLSMPEDSLPAGAAGRKLPLTEEWLLRWEVSADGFLYHMVRNLAGTLLEVGRGAMSSEGVPAIIAARDRSQAGPTAPARGLCLEKVEYRERG
- the rplM gene encoding 50S ribosomal protein L13 translates to METYMAKPQEVQRKWYIIDASGKPLGRLATEAARILRGKHKPDFTPHVDTGDHVIIINAAKVRLTGKKLDQKHYTYHTGYPGGIKSMAYRTLLRTKPEKAVQLAVWGMIPHNRLGRQAFKKLKVYSGADHPHQAQQPQVWSVEKGVK
- the rpsI gene encoding 30S ribosomal protein S9; this translates as MAVNVQYQGTGRRKNAIARVRLIPGSGKVIINGRPIEEYFGPGMEILRHRAQEPLVAVKAEGQYDVVARVEGGGVSGQADAIRMGVARALVDADENLRPVLRRRGYLTRDPRMKERRKYGLKKARKAPQFSKR